The proteins below come from a single Tigriopus californicus strain San Diego chromosome 3, Tcal_SD_v2.1, whole genome shotgun sequence genomic window:
- the LOC131878062 gene encoding protein lava lamp-like produces the protein MWWPGSGSGGSSEGPPTSGPASDSSEPTEVMEILSEEDLSGSSPPLAAYATPNPEGSGWGLGGDMELDDLKDQFLQQEQLLGQLKGVLKSNQDKLSHKERQVQDYAARLAQIRHRPLSTASPIPVMGAGASSESTTAAPPPTVGTGKIRLLKKQLEEARMKESEDTERLKDLEHFVQELQRDIEDRDKMIRRMKEDQYSIASYRESPPGSPFIMSPGQQSPGGQNSPPLGSSFDSTAGGAFESFSRGFTDKDEKILELHEKNIDLERQVLELEENLRAQSELVRVRTQAVALMSADLTAQGQSTLEQLEDTRVAMKDMQRKFAEQELEWKKTNSLLKVDLEAKTQKVQSLEENVDHLEKARFDLSARNATLQEKVVGLQSNMNQVKKDHKEALDRLVENKADLNDTVEKLEKQLRNATEDRDEKNQKYIEELCELASDVEFGQKVFDLQNQLAEVEEEKGALQLKLVDYEEENGADVQKRIPQLESQIQELTESLNDQVQIFADLKAEKEYCEKGSVMNGHASPYEYSSIEAKELTFKFKEVKHRRRKRALAFEVLEVDQPPKRLRTFEYPFKDYEPYLNNSRELVSGFFSDSAKLLYEYNLAFFSRNNNLPHRGRRRSSCLESSPSSWCSSSIKPSTVSVANSCSGTLSPSLTEEALQPLFSSHSPSLNHVLLKRDEEINAKSSQISKLLSTDEDRSKTMVSLEMRALELEEEKDKWIEDRQEYELKLQRLEGQLKDQGTPIKALEEKLASLQGEHSSLQQIHSELKEQFKQNEVELIEKCDKLEHNEVALKELEKLLLAKNIEIAESFGKFAEKDQLVEELRTNLNQVNTRLQEEQVAKQDVLTKLNELNIDELEHKIQSLQQELTSSNANVEAQSELAHNYRVEAENLAREGARIQSELAEKHRELSDVLLDNEKLSANLTESKDMLHGLQEKLALLAEIEADQLNLKQDISDRDNDILSKSEKISTLEDQVSKLEDTLNDRSQKDHDEHIRLKLEKELSERDEEILSKSELISDLKDQLCNLKEALSESEGIDSKILELEQVIESKDQTIQTLENKVTEYEDVKEQVLQLHLDLQNHSEEIASQTAVIDDLKDTLKETKVNIAAKEKLIRNYQERINDMEDQLAESSGIERVNELLQEKDEVNQQLEAKVDKLTKYQEQVQQLHLDVQNYREEISSLTEKLSSFKHERHHLTTQISVQEDRLQDSIAKIQELEELASESALKQEYAQRTSSPPSAISSRCGSESNIKEFTSLQSGMAEKSELLKQANDKLLERDEDLLKVKQELEEVQERLSTSESEKMALYEQLNALSEQMMAKEDSQSEADQVLHGRIKVLEMEITDQVDEIKTLKERNDKLNVLQKSLQENYDALLGGKGVENKDVIKERDTLKTRYAALTDKAKKLIVKCKQLDEQLQKKNHEVVEVKSVLEQVQSDMTELKGVNEGHEEELVALKGRLSDLESTVQAKDEEIEKWQTEAMEKDQKLTASLAAQAEVEARMATMERDPHKDELEALKMECTYLKEGLQGSEESNAKLGQDIQALQGQLEAQVSREEVLKLREANDMLRQERTKIYENQVVLRDEITELQKERVRLSSALEDAKKEIGAIRQSHLVSQMLDSPLLREEEEEEPNLRGSFDPETSSVQAEAGSTIQDDENNSRKGGFEDEEGWSNDGWDEESSQVDVGEPGELDEDDESKEETERKISVIQNISIAASAAAQGFVPTPSEGWEDSNFDEDEEPVTETLNLESSSESQVKGIQQSAPEDPEDPEDQEEGFGGFSENDDGWGGWEDDPVEIPEDQDEPTRVKTPEVKEEAIAVHVSTEQPQSLGTLSSTSGALKPEIEADIEDGWGDDSWGGGWGESENLGDNLKLTDDDGLRGSSEDREATPPNRYERASESESVPKVVDWQSKMMEKEAQIEFLERDLKEMRLKMTAMEESMRSSVDVKESAEEEIRVMNEKLAAKEKAMEKIISETETRVAELLNSQLSATDCKEKMVITDSMIEDYKQRIEELSNEQQSLQIELEESYQELEKLRPLKKVKTELETAQEKIQSLEEYKEELQSESSKLRDDLQLAETELQNVNEHLESVENERSDLKIKVKESSEHKSDLESQIEELQVLMNSHEAELSGLKHRNEELESTFGTLSVRNDELTKDMDEREKQIELLQQELENLNFSLSKVQEEKLQAESEEQNSNLTQNLEDQISNLQRLIQEKELESATTCTDLENEKASHEELIEELRAENANLQSQIHTLRDDVAHSQEQERKHLENVRNMHDQMRKAQAPSSSTSSQTDASQQQKEQHLAQLEESLREVNTSLRSKEHELDLIQHQLTQRDDLIASLQRQLEAAQARAEGEPPQPQQGLDLAESNRPPPDVTYQRLQPDVTPFHQPSIRQPDIMQTSQDQFDLVSQDQPPSSQDHGWFDREPALAQNASDFFQNQDASGANAQPHFDFFQQQPPPEADNNSLASQYFEHSDPPPLPHHQPFPEAPHPDPQPEVSQPLMQPVHAGLLFGDENVPGNEAHFFEQIPSAPQESEIQPAVADAFKQEPPPPPTVSYFQPSNNPSSYFSQSEVTSASNYFSAPPVSQQPSSALATPTQDLSRPESAANFFAPDPNSSHHASPERVQTASVGTETSGPIEDGPREENHGEMLAQYQAQLTEYQQAIADWQAWAESQGQEQGQLQESLKYYTDAYNATTSELESMKSQMLSKGDANEELEKVKSRLRTTELEVKDLKETIDRLQCEKSDLDQEILELNQSNEALRSEKDELERGSDAVDLVLFEEAKVQVEELTTQRDRLNQELAHALDERKKLEHIKDSNLNAIQKLQDELNGVQSDKSSLLAQVSEFEVKVKEAHGSVEQMEQENSTLRLQIQSLNQMVDSLNEQSVALNANKVDLDAYNALILEKTEMENRLKNSLEELEQSQASRPKPDMVEKHVLEAMEKNWQEAQEREEALKTEFQAFKEVNDVSQYQTAIEQWQVWAETQNQTMVELQQSLEQYTEAYNKATADLQALQETSQGKDADQLALQANLVELQELQASTSVKDEKLTFLESEKTRLEALLVISSEKDQRIATLETQKTDLEAKILDLQSQLSNMENLKLEAKEAIDNRNATQLQLQEVQSKLAERGQNEEKSSSGVAEENQRLNIRINILRNNFSQMESKCSQLQVELNDMNNLVKTLTAEKDHLSERIDQLSQEKELLQNVEVENESLKLRLEALESEKMTGKTTEASSVQDYAAFQELNQNLQSEIQSLRTYIQQQQNAYEHLQQQQQQQQQQQQQQQQQEQTGQPGAGNGFEQILLKQMEQDLQLKDQVNQALEEENERLKLRLSGGVTPSSLEVSSLVPSTPERKRSSYSPEVSQIFDSSSTVLASENDRLKQDLDKSVRENRHLTSQMANWKQQLSDSSQVEDYEDEDDSPHVLKSKQEQAWRSVGALQLRVEELTLEVTKLLEERDTLQLKLSNALRQYERQKESSSRVSTAASTPIPWMDNSMDIRELRAKIEELSKLNYNKDVELQKQRQQMDAMQVKIRHSSTSTSFASPTRTTPSRRESQSRDPRATPVLHL, from the exons ATGTGGTGGCCGGGTAGTGGGTCCGGCGGGAGCTCGGAAGGGCCCCCGACTTCGGGTCCTGCCTCGGATTCATCCGAACCCACCGAGGTCATGGAAATCTTGAGCGAAGAGGACTTGAGCGGCTCGTCGCCGCCTTTGGCCGCCTATGCCACGCCCAATCCTGAAGGGTCGGGTTGGGGGCTGGGCGGCGATATGGAATTGGACGATTTGAAGGACCAATTCCTGCAACAGGAGCAACTCTTGGGTCAATTGAAGGGCGTGCTCAAGTCCAATCAGGACAAATTGAGTCACAAAGAACGCCAAGTGCAGGATTATGCGGCCCGCTTGGCCCAGATCCGACATCGCCCGCTGTCCACCGCCAGTCCCATACCCGTGATGGGGGCCGGGGCTAGCTCGGAGAGCACGACGGCGGCCCCGCCACCCACCGTGGGCACGGGCAAGATTCGCCTCTTGAAGAAGCAGCTAGAGGAAGCCAG GATGAAAGAGTCCGAGGACACGGAGCGTTTGAAAGACTTGGAGCACTTTGTGCAAGAGCTCCAACGCGATATCGAAGACCGCGACAAAATGATTCGGCGCATGAAAGAGGACCAATACTCGATCGCCAGCTATCGTGAGAGTCCGCCCGGCAGTCCGTTCATCATGAGTCCGGGCCAGCAAAGTCCAGGGGGCCAAAACTCGCCCCCTTTGGGTTCCAGCTTCGACTCCACGGCGGGTGGGGCCTTCGAAAGCTTCAGTCGGGGCTTCACGGACAAGGACGAGAAGATCCTCGAGCTCCACGAGAAGAATATTGACCTTGAACGGCAAGTCTTGGAACTGGAGGAGAACCTACGCGCTCAGTCTGAACTGGTGCGGGTGCGGACGCAGGCCGTGGCCTTGATGTCCGCCGACCTGACGGCTCAAGGTCAGTCCACCTTGGAGCAATTGGAGGACACGCGTGTGGCCATGAAGGACATGCAGCGGAAGTTTGCCGAGCAAGAACTCGAGTGGAAGAAGACCAACTCGCTCCTGAAAGTCGACCTCGAGGCCAAAACGCAGAAAGTTCAG AGCCTGGAAGAGAATGTCGATCACCTGGAAAAGGCTCGTTTCGACTTGAGCGCCAGGAACGCCACACTTCAAGAAAAGGTCGTGGGCCTTCAGAGCAACATGAACCAGGTCAAGAAGGATCACAAGGAGGCTCTTGATCGTCTCGTGGAAAACAAGGCTGACCTCAACGACACCGTGGAAAAGCTCGAGAAGCAACTTCGCAACGCCACAGAG GATCGAGACGAGAAGAATCAAAAGTACATTGAAGAGTTGTGCGAATTGGCCTCGGACGTCGAATTCGGACAGAAGGTATTCGATCTTCAAAATCAGTTGGCCGAGGTCGAGGAGGAAAAGGGTGCCTTGCAATTGAAATTAGTGGATtacgaagaagaaaatg GTGCTGATGTGCAGAAACGGATCCCCCAGTTGGAAAGCCAGATACAAGAACTGACCGAGTCCCTCAACGATCAAGTGCAAATCTTTGCCGATTTGAAGGCCGAAAAAGAGTACTGCGAAAAAG GATCCGTGATGAACGGTCACGCCTCTCCGTATGAATACTCGTCCATCGAAGCCAAAGAATtgactttcaagttcaaagaagtGAAGCATCGTCGTCGGAAACGGGCTTTGGCCTTTGAAGTGCTCGAAGTGGACCAACCCCCCAAACGTCTCCGGACTTTCGAGTATCCGTTCAAGGACTATGAACCATACCTCAATAATAGTCGGGAGCTCGTCTCCGGATTCTTTTCCGACAGTGCCAAGCTTTTGTATGAATACAATCTGGCGTTCTTCTCACGGAATAACAACCTCCCACATCGGGGACGAAGGCGATCCAGTTGTTTGGAATCCTCGCCTTCATCTTGGTGTTCGTCATCCATTAAGCCGAGCACGGTCTCAGTGGCCAACAGCTGTTCTGGGACCTTAAGCCCGAGTCTGACTGAAGAGGCTTTACAACCACTCTTCTCTTCTCATTCTCCCTCCTTGAACCACG TTCTGCTCAAGCGGGATGAAGAGATCAATGCCAAATCCAGCCAGATTTCCAAGCTTTTGTCGACTGATGAAGACCGATCCAAAACCATGGTCTCTCTGGAGATGCGAGCCTTGGAattggaggaagaaaaagacaaatggATCGAGGATCGACAAGAATACGAGCTCAAGCTCCAAAGGCTTGAAGGACAATTGAAGGACCAAGGCACGCCCATCAAGGCCTTGgaggagaaattggccagCCTTCAAGGCGAACACAGCTCACTCCAGCAAATTCATTCAGAACTCAAAGAGCAATTCAAACAGAACGAAGTGGAATTGATAGAGAAATGTGATAAGCTCGAACATAACGAAGTGGCCTTAAAAGAGCTGGAGAAGCTCTTGCTCGCCAAGAATATCGAGATTGCCGAATCCTTCGGCAAGTTTGCCGAGAAGGATCAGCTCGTAGAAGAGCTGCGAACCAACCTCAACCAAGTGAACACGCGCCTTCAAGAGGAACAAGTGGCCAAACAAGACGTCTTGACCAAATTGAACGAGCTGAATATCGACGAACTGGAGCACAAGATCCAATCCCTCCAACAAGAACTGACCTCATCCAATGCCAATGTGGAAGCTCAATCCGAGCTGGCTCACAACTATCGAGTTGAGGCGGAAAACTTGGCGCGAGAGGGCGCTCGAATTCAATCCGAATTGGCTGAAAAACACCGAGAACTGAGTGACGTGCTACTTGACAACGAAAAACTGTCTGCCAACTTGACCGAATCGAAGGACATGCTCCATGGCCTTCAAGAGAAACTGGCCTTACTGGCAGAGATTGAAGCTGATCAACTGAACCTGAAACAAG ACATATCTGATCGAGACAACGATATCTTATCCAAGAGCGAAAAGATCTCGACTTTGGAAGATCAAGTATCCAAGCTCGAAGACACACTAAACGACCGGAGCCAAAAAGATCATGACGAACATATCCGGCTCAAACTTGAGAAAG AATTATCCGAGCGGGACGAAGAGATTCTCTCCAAGAGCGAGCTGATTTCAGATCTGAAAGACCAACTATGCAATTTGAAGGAAGCTTTGAGCGAAAGCGAAGGCATCGACTCCAAGATCTTGGAATTGGAGCAAGTCATCGAAAGTAAGGACCAAACCATCCAAACCCTGGAGAACAAAGTCACCGAGTACGAAGATGTCAAGGAGCAAGTGCTCCAACTCCACCTCG ACCTTCAAAACCATAGCGAAGAGATTGCCTCTCAAACTGCCGTGATTGACGACCTGAAGGACACTCTGAAGGAGACCAAAGTGAACATTGCGGCCAAGGAGAAGCTCATCCGTAACTACCAAGAGCGCATCAACGACATGGAAGATCAATTGGCCGAATCCAGTGGGATCGAACGTGTCAACGAACTCCTCCAAGAAAAGGACGAGGTCAACCAGCAATTGGAGGCCAAAGTGGATAAACTCACTAAATACCAGGAGCAAGTCCAACAACTTCACTTGG ATGTCCAAAACTACCGCGAGGAGATCTCATCCTTGACGGAGAAACTGAGCTCGTTCAAGCACGAGCGACACCATTTGACCACGCAGATCTCCGTGCAAGAGGACCGCCTTCAAGACTCGATTGCCAAGATCCAAGAGCTGGAGGAACTGGCCAGTGAATCGGCCTTGAAACAAGAGTACGCTCAAAGGACGTCGTCGCCTCCGTCTGCTATTTCTAGTCGATGTGGATCCGAAAGCAACATCAAGGAGTTCACCTCGCTTCAAAGCGGCATGGCCGAGAAGTCCGAGCTCCTAAAGCAAGCCAATGATAAGCTCCTTGAGCGTGATGAAGACTTGTTGAAGGTCAAACAAGAACTGGAGGAGGTGCAAGAGCGTCTCAGTACCTCCGAGAGTGAGAAGATGGCCCTGTACGAACAATTAAACGCCCTCTCGGAGCAAATGATGGCCAAAGAGGATAGCCAGAGTGAAGCCGATCAAGTGCTCCATGGTCGGATCAAAGTGCTGGAAATGGAGATCACCGACCAAGTGGACGAGATCAAGACTCTCAAGGAGAGGAACGACAAGTTGAATGTGCTCCAAAAGTCGCTCCAGGAAAACTATGACGCGTTATTGGGTGGAAAGGGGGTTGAGAACAAGGATGTGATCAAAGAGCGGGACACCCTGAAGACCAGATACGCGGCCTTGACcgacaaggccaagaagttGATCGTGAAGTGCAAACAACTGGATGAGCAACTCCAGAAGAAGAACCATGAAGTAGTCGAGGTCAAGTCCGTTTTGGAACAAGTGCAGAGTGACATGACGGAGCTTAAAGGGGTCAATGAAGGTCACGAAGAGGAATTGGTAGCCCTGAAGGGCCGACTAAGTGATCTTGAGAGCACGGTCCAGGCCAAGGATGAAGAGATTGAGAAGTGGCAAACCGAAGCCATGGAGAAAGACCAGAAATTGACGGCATCACTAGCCGCCCAAGCTGAAGTGGAAGCTCGCATGGCTACCATGGAAAGGGATCCCCACAAGGACGAGCTTGAGGCCCTGAAGATGGAATGCACGTATCTGAAAGAAGGCCTCCAAGGATCCGAAGAGTCCAATGCGAAGCTTGGCCAAGATATCCAGGCTCTGCAAGGCCAACTAGAAGCCCAAGTGTCGAGAGAAGAAGTTCTGAAACTCCGAGAAGCCAACGACATGCTCCGACAAGAACGAACCAAGATCTACGAGAATCAAGTGGTGCTCCGCGACGAAATCACCGAGCTCCAAAAAGAACGGGTAAGACTTAGCTCCGCCTTAGAAGACGCCAAAAAGGAGATTGGCGCCATCCGCCAATCCCATTTGGTCTCCCAAATGCTAGACAGTCCCCTTTTGagggaagaagaggaagaggaaccCAATTTGAGAGGCTCCTTCGACCCGGAAACCTCCAGTGTCCAAGCTGAAGCCGGCTCAACCATTCAAGATGACGAGAACAATTCTCGTAAAGGAGGCTTTGAAGATGAGGAAGGTTGGAGTAACGACGGATGGGATGAGGAGAGTAGTCAGGTTGATGTGGGAGAGCCGGGTGAGTtggatgaggacgacgagaGCAAGGAGGAAACAGAGAGGAAGATTTCCGTCATCCAGAACATCTCCATCGCAGCCTCTGCAGCCGCGCAGGGATTCGTTCCTACACCCAGTGAAGGCTGGGAAGATTCCAATTTtgacgaagatgaagaaccTGTGACCGAGACGCTGAACCTGGAGAGCTCATCCGAGTCTCAAGTGAAAGGAATTCAACAATCCGCTCCAGAAGATCCAGAAGATCCAGAAGATCAAGAGGAAGGCTTTGGAGGCTTCTCCGAGAACGATGATGGCTGGGGCGGTTGGGAAGATGACCCAGTGGAAATACCCGAGGACCAGGACGAACCTACACGCGTTAAGACCCCCGAGGTCAAAGAGGAAGCGATTGCCGTCCACGTGTCCACGGAACAACCTCAGAGCTTGGGTACATTATCCTCCACCAGCGGGGCATTGAAGCCTGAAATTGAGGCCGACATCGAAGACGGTTGGGGGGATGACAGTTGGGGAGGAGGATGGGGCGAATCCGAGAATCTGGGAGACAATCTCAAGCTGACTGATGATGACGGCTTGAGAGGCTCTTCTGAGGACAGGGAAGCGACCCCTCCTAATCGATACGAGCGAGCGAGTGAAAGTGAATCCGTGCCCAAGGTGGTTGATTGGCAGAGCAAGATGATGGAGAAAGAGGCTCAAATCGAGTTCCTTGAGAGAGACCTCAAGGAAATGCGACTAAAGATGACGGCCATGGAGGAGAGTATGCGGTCATCTGTGGACGTGAAGGAAAGCGCTGAAGAAGAGATCCGTGTGATGAATGAGAAACTCGCGGCCAAAGAAAAGGCCATGGAGAAGATCATCAGCGAGACTGAGACGAGAGTGGCAGAGTTGCTGAACTCGCAATTGTCGGCCACAGATTGCAAGGAGAAAATGGTCATCACGGACAGCATGATCGAGGACTACAAGCAACGCATTGAAGAGCTCTCGAATGAGCAACAAAGCCTTCAGATTGAGCTCGAGGAGTCCTACCAAGAACTGGAGAAGCTCCGACCTCTGAAGAAGGTCAAAACCGAGCTGGAGACCGCTCAGGAAAAGATCCAATCGTTGGAGGAGTATAAAGAAGAGCTCCAAAGTGAGAGCTCCAAGTTGCGAGACGATCTCCAATTGGCCGAAACGGAGCTGCAGAACGTGAATGAGCACCTGGAAAGTGTGGAAAATGAACGAAGTGACCTGAAAATCAAGGTCAAAGAGAGTAGTGAACACAAGAGTGACCTCGAGAGCCAGATTGAAGAGCTCCAAGTTCTCATGAACTCGCATGAAGCCGAGTTGAGTGGCTTGAAGCATCGCAATGAAGAGCTCGAGTCCACGTTTGGAACACTATCTGTGCGCAATGATGAACTCACCAAAGACATGGACGAGCgagagaagcaaattgagCTATTGCAACAAGAGTTGGAGAACTTGaacttctctctctccaaagTTCAAGAGGAGAAACTTCAAGCCGAGTCTGAGGAACAGAATTCCAACTTGACCCAAAACCTCGAGGATCAGATTTCCAATCTCCAGAGATTAATCCAAGAGAAAGAGTTGGAAAGTGCCACCACTTGCACGGATCTGGAGAATGAGAAAGCCTCCCACGAAGAGCTCATTGAGGAATTGCGAGCCGAAAACGCGAATCTTCAATCCCAAATCCACACCCTTCGGGATGATGTGGCCCATTCCCAGGAGCAAGAACGCAAACATCTGGAGAACGTGAGAAACATGCACGATCAGATGAGAAAGGCTCAAGCGCCCTCGTCCTCCACGTCATCACAAACGGACGCATCACAGCAGCAGAAAGAGCAGCATCTGGCTCAGTTGGAAGAGAGTCTTCGTGAAGTGAACACCTCCCTTCGGAGTAAAGAGCACGAGTTGGACCTGATTCAGCACCAACTCACCCAGCGGGACGACTTGATTGCAAGCTTGCAACGCCAATTGGAGGCTGCTCAAGCCAGAGCCGAGGGTGAGCCACCCCAACCCCAACAAGGCCTGGATCTGGCCGAGTCTAATCGACCCCCGCCGGATGTGACCTACCAACGCCTACAACCCGATGTGACGCCGTTCCATCAACCGTCCATTCGTCAACCGGACATCATGCAGACCAGTCAAGATCAATTCGATTTGGTCTCGCAAGACCAACCTCCATCCTCGCAAGATCATGGATGGTTTGACAGAGAGCCGgctttggctcaaaatgcgAGCGATTTCTTCCAGAACCAAGATGCAAGTGGTGCTAATGCTCAGCCgcactttgattttttccagCAACAGCCACCCCCAGAGGCTGACAACAACTCTTTAGCCAGTCAATACTTTGAGCATTCTGATCCACCGCCTTTGCCGCACCATCAACCATTCCCAGAGGCTCCCCATCCGGATCCTCAACCAGAGGTTTCTCAACCTTTGATGCAACCAGTTCATGCAGGCTTGCTTTTTGGCGATGAAAACGTTCCAGGAAACGAGGCCCACTTTTTCGAGCAAATTCCCTCAGCCCCCCAGGAAAGTGAGATTCAACCAGCCGTGGCCGATGCCTTCAAGCAAGAACCCCCCCCACCGCCCACCGTGTCATATttccaaccatccaacaaTCCATCAAGCTATTTCAGTCAATCCGAAGTGACCTCTGCCTCGAACTACTTCTCAGCTCCGCCCGTTTCCCAGCAGCCCTCCAGTGCCCTTGCCACACCCACGCAAGATCTCTCTCGACCAGAGTCTGCCGCCAACTTCTTCGCCCCGGATCCGAATTCAAGCCATCATGCCTCTCCTGAGCGCGTCCAAACCGCTTCGGTTGGAACCGAGACCTCTGGGCCCATTGAGGATGGGCCCAGAGAAGAGAACCATGGGGAAATGTTGGCCCAATACCAAGCCCAGTTGACGGAATATCAACAAGCCATCGCCGATTGGCAAGCATGGGCCGAGAGTCAAGGTCAAGAACAAGGCCAACTTCAAGAGAGTCTGAAATATTACACCGACGCATATAATGCGACTACAAGTGAATTGGAATCAATGAAGAGCCAAATGTTGTCCAAAGGAGACGCCAATGAGGAATTGGAGAAGGTCAAGTCCCGACTAAGAACCACTGAGTTGGAGGTGAAGGACCTCAAGGAGACCATTGACCGTCTCCAATGCGAAAAGTCCGATCTTGATCAAGAAATCCTGGAGCTCAACCAGTCGAACGAGGCTCTTCGATCCGAGAAGGATGAACTTGAACGAGGTTCCGACGCGGTGGATTTGGTGCTCTTTGAGGAGGCCAAGGTCCAAGTTGAAGAGTTGACAACTCAACGGGATCGCTTGAACCAAGAACTCGCACACGCGCTTGATGAGCGCAAGAAATTAGAGCACATCAAGGACTCCAATCTTAACGCCATCCAGAAACTCCAAGACGAGTTGAACGGAGTGCAAAGTGACAAGAGCTCTCTGTTGGCTCAAGTGAGCGAGTTTGAAGTCAAAGTCAAAGAGGCACATGGTTCAGTAGAGCAAATGGAACAGGAGAACTCGACCTTGAGACTTCAGATCCAGAGCCTCAACCAAATGGTTGATTCCTTGAACGAGCAAAGTGTGGCCTTGAATGCCAATAAGGTTGACTTGGATGCCTACAATGCCTTGATCTTGGAAAAGACCGAAATGGAAAACCGCCTCAAAAACTCGTTGGAAGAGTTGGAACAATCTCAAGCATCCCGTCCCAAGCCTGACATGGTGGAGAAACATGTACTTGAAGCCATGGAGAAGAACTGGCAAGAGGCTCAAGAACGCGAAGAGGCCTTGAAGACAGAATTCCAGGCCTTCAAGGAAGTCAACGATGTGTCCCAATATCAAACTGCCATTGAACAATGGCAGGTTTGGGCTGAGACGCAGAATCAAACCATGGTCGAGCTTCAACAGAGCCTTGAACAATACACAGAGGCCTACAACAAGGCCACTGCCGACCTGCAGGCCTTGCAAGAGACCTCTCAAGGCAAGGACGCCGATCAACTCGCCCTTCAAGCCAATCTCGTCGAGCTTCAAGAACTTCAGGCCAGTACTTCAGTCAAAGATGAGAAGCTCACGTTCTTGGAGAGCGAAAAGACTCGACTCGAGGCCTTACTTGTCATTTCGAGCGAAAAGGATCAGCGAATCGCCACCTTAGAAACCCAGAAGACCGACTTGGAAGCCAAGATCCTCGATCTTCAAAGCCAATTGTCCAATATGGAGAATCTGAAATTGGAGGCCAAAGAAGCCATAGATAATCGCAATGCAACTCAACTTCAACTCCAAGAGGTACAATCGAAATTGGCAGAGCGTGGGCAAAATGAGGAGAAGAGCTCTTCCGGCGTTGCAGAGGAGAATCAGCGCCTGAACATTCGGATCAACATTCTCCGTAACAATTTCAGTCAGATGGAGAGCAAGTGCAGTCAACTCCAGGTAGAGTTGAACGACATGAACAATCTCGTGAAGACGCTAACGGCAGAAAAAGATCATTTGAGCGAGAGGATCGATCAGCTGAGCCAAGAAAAGGAGCTCCTCCAGAACGTGGAGGTTGAGAACGAAAGCCTCAAATTGCGACTGGAAGCGTTGGAGAGCGAAAAGATGACCGGCAAAACCACCGAGGCCTCATCTGTGCAGGATTACGCCGCATTCCAAGAACTTAACCAGAACCTTCAGAGTGAGATCCAATCCTTGCGAACGTACATCCAGCAACAACAAAACGCTTATGAACACCtccaacagcagcaacaacaacagcaacaacagcagcaacaacagcagcagcaagaGCAGACGGGTCAACCGGGTGCGGGTAATGGCTTCGAACAGATACTGTTGAAGCAAATGGAGCAGGACCTCCAGTTAAAGGATCAGGTCAACCAAGCCCTGGAAGAGGAAAACGAGCGGTTAAAACTGAGACTCTCGGGTGGAGTGACTCCGTCCTCCTTGGAGGTGTCCTCATTGGTCCCCAGTACTCCGGAAA